The genomic DNA TGCTGATGGAATTCCTTCTGCAGGGATAGAAATGGAGATTGTGAACAGCTGTGAGAGTGGCAATGGTGGCTGCTCCCATTTGTgccaccacagcagcactggccCCATCTGCACCTGCAACTCAGGCTATCGGCTGCAGGATGACCACAGGACCTGCACTGGTAAGGCGAGGCTTGTTCCTTGTTTTCACAAATCTATCCCAAGCCACGAAGACCCTCATGTgtcagctgctgtgtgcacatACACCATGAGGCTATCATGGAGCAATGTTAACAACTGCTGTTACCGCCGTGTATTGACACCCAGCACcctctgcttttatttagaCATCAACGAATGTGAGGACGGctctcactgctgccagcaggactgCTACAACTACCCTGGGGGCTACGAGTGTGCCTGCCATGCTGGGTACCGGCTGCGTGCTGATGGCTGTGCCTGTGATGGTGAGCAGGGCGCATGCAGTGCGGTGCGTGTGTTGTCCTTGCTCCTGTAGCACCCATCCGTTGGGCCAGCAAAGCTATGGGGCTTTGAATTCAATGACTTCAAGTCAGGCTGCCTCAGATTTGCTCCAGGTCTGAATGCAGCCACAGTTTGCACACATCAGTTTTTCAGTATTGACTGAGCGTTGCCTGTAATTTCCATCTTGGTGGAGTTGGTGGTAAATACAAGTGTCTGTGTAAAGCATGGATGACTTGGGGACAAATGCAGGCTATTAATGAAAGGAAGTTGTTCTGCCTGGTTGTGAGCAGCTAGACACCTCTTCCAGTTGCTCCCAGTTGCTCCCAGTTATAGAGCCATGCAATCActggagttggaagagacccttgaAGGCCATCTGATCCccctcccctgcaatgaacagaggcTCTCCATCACTTGGGCAGTCTCCTTCAGCTTTCAGAGCTTTGTGTTACCCAGTGAGGTGCTGCCACCTGCTCGCTGTCCCATTTGTGTTTTAGATGTGGATGAGTGCTCCTCCAACAACGGTGGCTGTGAGCACACGTGCCAGAACCAGGCGGGGTCCTTCCAGTGCAGCTGCCCTGTTGGGTACAAGCTGGATGGAGACAGGAAGGGCTGCATCTGTAAGTGCTGCGTGCTGGGCACCTTGTGCCTGTCCCCCTGCAGCAGGACCATAGAAACAACCTTACACCATCAGGAGCATCAGAGTGCCTGTCCTGCCCATCCCTGAGGCTTTATAGGCTGTGCAGCCCCTGCTGCAAGTGTCATGCTTAGCCCTGTGAAGGAAGGGAACCAGGATCTGTAGCTGATGTGTGCTTGTTCCAAAAGGACACCAAGCTGAAATGCATCCCTTAGTTTTGTTGGGTGGGCAGTCTGCCCCAGTGAATTGGAAAAAGCCAAGTGGGAAGGAGTGGATCACTGCTGTAGAGATATCAGTGACGTGATGAACGCTGAAGCAATTGTACAAACCCTATACTGAAGTTCTGGTTTGCCTTCGTTATGGTAGAAGTTCTGTACTGTTCCCCACCCCCAGATGagctcttttccattttctccctctgaCTTTGTGGTCTCTGTGGCTGTTCCCCCAGCTGTAGAGAACTCGGTGGAAGCCCTGGATGCCCGGCGCCCCATCATGCGCCCCATCCCCCACGTGGCCATCCTGCGGGATGAGCTCACCCAGCTCTTCAGCAACGACTacgaagaggaggaggaggaagagatggaAGCAAGAGGAGAGCACACGCTTTCAGAAACATTCGGTGGGTGTTTCCTGGCTGCAGTCCTTTTGCTTGGAAGCCTCCAGTTTGAATCGTGGGTGCTGGGTCTGTGCCTGGTGGATGCACGAGCAGCCACAGGCTGTAATGTTGGGGTTGCTGGGGGCAGTCTTGGGGAGGACATCTCACCATCTTGTCTCGTTGCAGTCTGTCTGGAGAACACCTTTGGCCACGACTGCAGCCTGACATGTGAGGACTGCCAGAATGGGGGCACCTGCAACGTGGAGGGGACAGGCTGTGAGTGCCCGGCCGGCTGGAGCGGGCTGCTGTGCAACCAGAGTGAGTGGTGCTGCGCATAGACCCTAATGCACCTTATTCAGAGGTCAAACCCACAGTTGTGCATGCTGTTAAAGCTGTCCCCTCTGTCCCACAGCCTGCCCGCCTGGAACCTTTGGCAAGaactgcagccagctctgcctgtgCCAGAATGGGGGCACCTGTGAGCCCACCACCGGCACCTGCCGCTGCCCGCCTGGCGTGGCTGGGATccactgtgaggatggtgagagcCCTTGGGCAGAAACAGCTGTGTTCCATTGGTATTTTTCCCTTGGCAAAGCAATGAGAATCTCTTCAGGTGTTTGTCATGTGCTTCTTTGGAGCCTTCTGTATTTGCTGGGGTTGGTTCCCCCCCCCATCTGAGGGTGTTCCTTGCTCCCAAAGAATTAAAACCTGGGGGGCACGGAAGTGACGAGACAATGAGGGATTTGGCCACAGATGGAGGGTTAGGATCATACAGAAGCTGTTACTGAAGGAGGAGAACATGAAGTAAGGCAGGAGATAGCtggagcttttctttctgtaggaaGGAGGTGGTTGAAGggtgcagagagaaaacaggaaggTGAGATTAAAGCAAGCAGTGCCAGGACACctggggagggctgtgctgcagctctgtgctgacaCAGTGCTTCGGCCGTGTGCTTCTCATGTGGAGAACTCAGTTTTGAGCTGGTGCAGGGAATCGTGTTGCCCTTATTGGAGACCCCAGCATCTTCCTGGTCAGACAGCAGTCCCTCCCTCACTGCACCCTGTGCCTAGGTTTGTCTGTGACTATGTACTCCAATTTTGGTATGTGTCTTTCCTGCAAGACATGAAATTACAGACCCAAACCGCCTCACCATCCCTATCACCAGGGTGCCCAAAAGGATTTTTTGGAaagcagtgcaggaaaaaatgcaactgTGCCAACCGAGGTCGCTGCCATCGCATCTACGGAGCGTGTCTGTGTGATCCTGGCCGGTACGGGCGGCACTGCCATTTGGGTACGCCTCTGTTATGGGTGCATGCTGCCTTTGGGCTGGGTGCTGTAACAGAAGGGTCACTCCTGCCCTGTCCTCATCCTGCAGCGTGCCCCAAGTGGACGTTTGGCCCCGGCTGCTCTGAGGAATGCCTCTGTGTGCAGCCCAACACGCAGCACTGCGACAAGCGGGACGGCTCCTGCCGCTGCAAGCCTGGCTACCGCGGTGTGCACTGCGAGAGCAGTGAGTGTCCTGATGGATATTGCAAGGCTCCATCCTCCTGAGACCTCTGCGCCTCTTGCTTGCCTAGATTAGGAACTAAACATGCTATCTTTGTCCCCAGAGTGTGAGCCTGGCCGCTAtggggagggctgcaggaagaagTGCAGCTGCTCTCCAGACACGCAGTGTAACCACGTCActgggcagtgctggaaggAGTGTCCTCAGGGCTACCATGGGGAGAACTGCGACCAAGGTGAGGTGGTGGGATTGGAAGTGGCTTCCGATGACCCAAATCTGGGATCTCGTAGAGCTGGGAGCTTAGAGAGGGAGGCAGGATTCTTGTGCATAGAGATCCTtattcagaaaaggaagacaagCTCTCTCTGCCTCCTGCCCCGTGGGCATCCCTGCTGTTGTAGATGAAGGTGACAGATACCGATCTGTCTGTTTTCCTCCCTTTGATATCCTTTTACTTCCAGACCATCAGTCCCCAGAAGAATGGCATTGTGTTTccccttctgttctttttcctctgctgaagtTCTGTTTGATCTGCACGTGGCAGATTCTGTACTTCGTGCACATTAGGGCTTAAACTTCTGCCTCTGTATGAAATTCCCAGAGCAGTTCCTCTCTCTTTGCTCCATGCTCACCCTCcctgttttcctcctgctgcagcttaaCTTCTGCTGTAAGAACCCCAAGGCTGTGAGTGGAAGCGCAGTAGGTTCTTGCATCCCATATTGCATCCATTCATTccaaagggctgcagcagcactgcagctcccgGTGCTCAGCTGAGGATAGTTaataaaaggaataagaaaagaGCTCAAGCCTGCAGGGGGGGAGTCACAGGAAATAACACAAATATTTGTACAGAAATAGGAGGCTTTTGGCTGTTGTTGGGACCTGGAAATGATTAAAGGGTGAAGACAAACATCTGCCATCAATTAGCACAGAGCAGGAATAACAAAAACTCCACTGTGTCACTCGAAATTTACGAGCTAGGGTGCCTTTTCCTGCGCTAATTGTGAGTGCTGGTGCACGTGTGTCTTGTaggaacacacaaaaaaagaccACGAGCGTGGTGTGTGTCTGGGGACTCAGAGAGGTCTGTAGGAGCTCAGTGGCTCTTGGCCTGTGTGCAGCTCTGTCAcctgcagctctcactgctgtttgcttgcAGAGTGCCCTGCAGGGCGGTTCGGGGccggctgcctgctgctctgctcctgcgGCGGGGCTCCCTGCGATGCGGTCAGCGGGCGGTGTGTGTGCGCAGCGGGACGGACAGGGCACGACTGCGCCCAAGGTGAGTGCATCTGGTGCTGCGTGACAGCAGCTGGAAGCCACTGATGGAGTGTGGATGTCCTGTTCCTAACAGTTCCAAATACAGTGAGCTGGCCCTGTCCCCAACcctgcagcatctcagctgcCCTGCTCAGCCATCAGCAGTCTGCGTCCCTcgtgcagctcctgcagggtgACAGTGGCTGCCAGGTTAGCATGCTTTGCCAGgagctctgctcctcagcagcagatGTGAATCTCAAGTTGACACGAGGGCCCTGGCAGGCTCGCACTTAGTGAGGGatgtttataaaacaaacactgagaTGTTGTCTTCACTGCTGGCTGTTTATTCCCAAACAAAGGCATACAAACTAGACAGGAGATCCACTAACAAGAAATTAGGCTTCCCACCTTGCCCTTTTGGTTGCCAGCTCTCTGCATGGGGGTCATGCAGCCCCTTGTCCCTGTCCAAGAGCAATGAGGAACCAGCCCATCTCCAGTCCCAAGCTGAGCCATcaccctgctctgtgccactTACCAGAGGCATTGGGCCGCCCTTGTTCTCTCTGATTgctgcagcctgcccagagGGTCGCTGGGGCCTCGGCTGCCAAGAACTGTGTCCTGAGTGTGCCAACAATGGTAGCTGTGACCCTGCCACGGGAGCATGCGTGTGCCCACCGGGCTTCACTGGCAGCCGCTGCCAGGATGGTGAGCATTGGGTCATGGTGGATTCTGGGTCCGTGAGTGTGGGGTCGTGATAAGTGTTGGGTCTATGATGGTGAGTGCTGGGTCCGTGATGGTGAGCATTGGGTTGTGGTGAATGCTGGGTTCGTGACGGTGAACCTTGAGTCATGGTGAGTGTCAGGATTAAGGAGAGTTGGGGTCATGGTGAATGTTGGGTCCACGATGGTGAGCGCTGTGCTTGTGGCTGTGAGTGCTGTGCCCTGGGCTCGCTGTGGAGTTGCAGCTCGTGTCCCTGCCTTGCAGTGTGCCCACCCGGCTGGTTTGGCCAGGACTGCCAGCAGATCTGCAGCTGTGGGAATGAGGGACATTGCCATCCCGTGACGGGGACGTGCAGCTGCGCACCCGGCTGGACGGGCCACGACTGCCGGAGAGGTACAGCGCCTGCATCATCATGCATCGTTCATAGGAGActctgagctgtgcagtgctaGGCTGGGGCTGGCTTCTTTaccatccctgtgctgtgcctgtgttGCAGGCTGTGCCGCGGGGCGCTGGGGCCCAGGCTGTGCCAATGTCTGcgagtgcagcagcagcaccgggAGCTGTGATGCGGTGACGGGGCAGTGCGCCTGCGATCCCGGCCACACGGGCAGCCACTGCGAGGAGCGTGAGTGTGTGCTGCAATGAGTTTGGGCTCAGGTTTGTTTCCCAGAGCCCTGTGGGAAGGGTCGGTGCTGTGGCAGTGGTAATTCTGTCCTTGTGATGCCGTCCTGGTGGGTGTGTGGGTGCGTCTGTGAGCAGCGGACTCTCGTTTTAAACACGAGGCGGCCATATCCTTCCAGATCCCTTTTGTCCTAACCTGtgctcccactgcagcacaaTCCCAAGGATGGTTCTTCCCAAGGCACAATCCCAAGGATGCTCTTTGCTCTCTCCCCAGGGTGCCCAgcaggatggtttgggttgggcTGCCGGCACCGCTGTCAGTGTGAGCATGAGGCCATTTGTGACCACATCAGCGGGGCGTGCACGTGTGCTGCGGGCTGGCGGGGGACCTTCTGTGAGCATTGTGCGTAGCCCAGGGCATGGAGTGATCCTTGGGTGTCTGCTCACCCATTGTGCACCCCTAAGAGCCATCCATTCTTCTTACAGACCCTCTgggctgtttgctttgttcCCTACAGCTTGCCCGGATGGATTTTATGGCATTGAGTGTCGGCACGCCTGCAACTGCCAGAATGGAGCCCGCTGTGACCACATCACTGGGCAGTGCCACTGCCAGCCGGGCTGGACCGGGCCCCGCTGTGCCCGTGGTGAGTGTCCCCAGGGCTGGATCTGACCCcatgcagcacacacagctttgctCTTGCTCCAACACTGGGTGTGCAGAGCAATTCCCTTAGGGATTTGTCTGATGTGCTGGGATCCCTCTGGCATGATTCAGTTcgtgcctttttttgtttgtttcttttgctgctgagaACAGCAGAGCCTCCAGCCCACATCTCACAGCGCtgaagcactgatggagctgttgTCATCCCAACATCTGTTTCCATGCACCACGCAGTGCCAGGTTTTGGCCAGGCTCTGTGTTCTTCATGCCAAGAGGGGGCAGCGTTGTGTGCTGCGTCTATTGAGGTGCCAAGGAGGAAATACCAAATCTCTCCAGAGGGGCTCTATTCTTACACGGCTCTTAGCCAAGCTTTGCAGACTGGAATGGTTCAAAGGTGCTTCAAACCTGGACTGCCCAGCAGCGATCTGGAGCAGACGCAGCCTCACGGAACCCTCTTGGCAAAGGTCCCCTGTTCAGGGGCTGCTCCTGAAGGCTGTGCATGTTGCTGCTGGATCTGACAAGGGCTGGGGATCCTGGCAGAACAGCTCCCTCACAGATAACGTGATGTCACGCTAAGGATAACAGTGCCCATGTGTTGGAGCAGCAGCCACACGTAGCGTGCTGCTGTGGGTTCTACATGTAGCACCATAAAACCAATGCATGCATGGCCCAAAGAGTAACAACCCATGGGGTCAGGATGGTTGTTATGGTCTGGCTGCTTGCTGGTCTCTCCTGCAGACAGGAGGCACTGCTGGTGGGACTGGGTGATGCCACACGTGCCTGTTGCTAACAGCTGTGTCTCTCCTGCAGCGTGCCCACAAGGCAGGTTTGGTgagggctgcagccaggtgTGCAGCTGCTCCAACAACGCCGCGTGTGACCACATCACCGGCCactgtctgtgtgctgcaggctggatgggacccaCGTGCCACCAAGGTAATGTGCCCTGTGGTTGCCCAACCTAGCTGTGGGTGCTAGAAATGCCATTGCTTGGGCTGGGCTGCGCTTTTCAATGGCGGTAGTAGATCCAAAAACCTGAGGCAGACGATAGCAAGGCAAGATTGCAAGAGACTATCAGCACTTCCCATTCATTCCCACAGACAGGTGCCAAGAGATTGCCCTCTCCTAGTGCAGCACAAGTTGCCCTGGCTCACGGTTCTGTAGCAGCATAGGGTGAGGGCTtggctgcttgctgcagtgCCTTCGGGCACAGCTCAGTGCAATTGAGCACGAGAGCATTATTCATGTGCTTAAATGGCTTTTTGTGCTGATGCTCACCATGGCTGCTGCCTTCACCCAGCGTTTTTTGGGCTATGTGCCACCACAGGGCTGAGACATTTCTGAGAGATCAGGCAGCCCAGTGGGGCGTATAAATTCAGTCCCCCTCTTAGCAGTGGTGGGACGGTGGAGGCTCAGAAGGTACCACATGTTTTTCCATTCCTCTCATGGTTGTCCTATGTGTGGCCATTTGTTCCAGCAGCATCCAATCTGCTTTAATTACAGCCATCACCTCCAGCCGCAGGCTTCTTCCTGCACTCCGTTACTCAGCTTGGCACAGGGTTGGGGGAAAAAGGGTGCTTTAGGGTTTGGTTTCAGGTTTAGAGAATTTAGGATCCTCATTCCATGCCCTCCTGTCTTTGGGCACGTCGCTGGAGGCTCAGCTTTGCCTTTGGCACACACCTGGGATGGATTTCTGATTGATTGCCTTTTGGTTTCCCCCCAGCATGCCCAGAGGGTTTCTATGGGATGGGCTGCTACCAACGCTGCCTGTGCCAGAATGGGGGGACGTGTGACCCTGCCACAGGGCACTGCACCTGCCCAATGGGATGGACCGGGTTGGCCTGCGAGTTGGGTAAGGACAGTGCCAACAGCATCAGGACATGGGCTCTGCCACCAGCCggtcccattttggggtggtttgCCTTTGGGGTGACAGCTCTGCCCTTTGCTCTCTCCTAGCGTGCGCTGACGGGCACGgggagggctgtgggcagcGCTGTGCCTGCCTGAACGGGGGGGTCTGTGACCTGCAGGGACAGTGCCAGTGCCCACCTGGGTGGAGTGGGAGCATCTGTGAGAGCCGTGAGTAGGGgaggggggatgtgggggtgcGGGAGTGGGgcctgctcagtgcagagctgaaCGGCTGGattgcagcagctgggaggctCAGGGGTGCCATGGTCAGGGGGGGTAGCGTGGCTTTGTGGTAAGTGCCGTGGCTTTGGGGTGGGTGCTGTGGTTTTAAGGTAAAGATACAATTTCACAAGGGCTGAAAAGAGTTTGGGTTTGAGCTCCTGCTCTTACCCAGAGCttttccccatccccacacatCCTCACCGCTTTGCATAGACCAGCTTTGAGAGTTGCTCTGGTGGTGCATTCATTCCTGGAGCAGACATGAGAGCTGAACTCCCAGATTTTTGCAGCTGTAGTGCTGACTTCTGGCTCATGTTGGTACTGCAGATACTTGGTTTGCAGCTGCTTTAGGTGCTTCTGCGACAACAGCAGTGAAGAAATTGGAGCCATGTGTTctgccagcacccagctctTCTTAAAACAGTCCTTAACCCAAAAGCCTTTCCAAAAACCTTTGGTGCAGTTAAGATGACTCTTGCACACCAACTTGTGCGCGAGTCTGTTTGCAGAAGGGCTTAGTCATTCAGCTATCACACATGCAGTGAAAGGAGCCCCTTTTTTATTCCCTAACTTGTCATTTCTCCCCTGCTTGCACCCCAAGCCTGTCCGGAGGGGTACTTTGGTGCAGGCTGCCAGGAGCGCTGTGACTGCAGGGACAAAGGGCTGTGCCACCCCATCACCGGTGCCTGCCACTGCTCCCCCGGATGGAGGGGCCAGCGCTGTGACAAAGGTGAGACTGCACTGGGTTGGGGTTTTGGCTGCTGCAGGTTGGGGAGAGCCTGCCATGTCTCTCCTGTCCCCACAGCCTGCCTGCCAGGAGTGTttgggaagagctgtgctgaacGCTGTGCCTGCCCCCCTGGAGCACCCTGTGACCACATCACCGGGCAGTGCAGCTGCCCACCAGGCTTCACCGGAGCTGCATGCGAGACACGTGGGTACCCACAGCATCAGGGATCATTCCATGGGCACTGGAATGGGCAGAGGGGTGTGAGCACGTTGCTGAGCCAGGGGACGGGGGTGGGTTTGCAGTGTCAGGGAgttctgcagaaacacagtgcCCTTTTCCATGCAGCCTGCCCGCCCGGCACTTTTGGGGAGCGCTGCGCCCAACGCTGCCGTTGTGCAGGACCCAACCAGGACTGCCACCCCATCACCGGTGCCTGCATCTGTGCACCAGGCCACCACGGGCCTGACTGCGAGCTGGGTGAGCCCATAGCTCCATGTTGGTGGATGCCTTGCTCTCACCTCGCTGGGCACCATGCAATCATTGCTTTGCTGTGCAGAGTGCCCTATGGGCTGGTACGGCcctggctgtgagcagccaTGTGAGTGCAAGAATGGGGCCTGGTGTGAGCGCACCACGGGGACGTGCCACTGCCCAGCAGGATACATTGGTGCTGACTGCAGCGTTGGTGAGTGTATGGGAAtgggactgggggggggggaatggcaGCATGGTGATGGCTCCTGGTCTCCCTGCTTCGGTATATGCTGTGggagggcagctgcagctgatCTCATTTGCTGTCTTAGCACTGGAAACACCGTCTTGCACCATTTGTTGAGTGCCAAAATGATGTCCCCATGACACATCATCAGCTTTTGCGTCGTGCCATCTGGGTATGGCTgcctctctgcttctctggcaGAGGGAAGTGCAAAAGCTCTGCCCTgcaagcacagcctgcaggcactgcagtgatGAAGGCAGCTGAAGGTGTCCCTCCCACCAGTGTGTCCCAGCGGCCGCTATGGTGCGGactgtgcacagctgtgtgcctgcGGGGAGGGGGCCACGTGCCACCACGTCACCGGGGACTGCCTGTGCCCACCGGGAAGAGTTGGTCCC from Lagopus muta isolate bLagMut1 chromosome 21, bLagMut1 primary, whole genome shotgun sequence includes the following:
- the MEGF6 gene encoding multiple epidermal growth factor-like domains protein 6 isoform X8, with amino-acid sequence MASPAGGSGHGEGVGRTGGGNESLSAGGMEECMQSVGTSEDFVLCSLRVSPMQAVWLCQGMSAGSVASDVDECQVHNGGCQHRCVNTFGSYYCECKPGFRLHTDGRTCIALNSCAVNNGGCEHDCVQLTANQHQCRCRRLHRLQEDGRRCALWSPCAERNGGCMQLCRDVRGAARCECHPGYRLGPDGRACQDVDECLAGLAMCAHRCLNTHGSFMCACNPGYELGADSRQCYRIEMEIVNSCESGNGGCSHLCHHSSTGPICTCNSGYRLQDDHRTCTDINECEDGSHCCQQDCYNYPGGYECACHAGYRLRADGCACDDVDECSSNNGGCEHTCQNQAGSFQCSCPVGYKLDGDRKGCISVENSVEALDARRPIMRPIPHVAILRDELTQLFSNDYEEEEEEEMEARGEHTLSETFVCLENTFGHDCSLTCEDCQNGGTCNVEGTGCECPAGWSGLLCNQTCPPGTFGKNCSQLCLCQNGGTCEPTTGTCRCPPGVAGIHCEDGCPKGFFGKQCRKKCNCANRGRCHRIYGACLCDPGRYGRHCHLACPKWTFGPGCSEECLCVQPNTQHCDKRDGSCRCKPGYRGVHCESKCEPGRYGEGCRKKCSCSPDTQCNHVTGQCWKECPQGYHGENCDQECPAGRFGAGCLLLCSCGGAPCDAVSGRCVCAAGRTGHDCAQVCPPGWFGQDCQQICSCGNEGHCHPVTGTCSCAPGWTGHDCRRGCAAGRWGPGCANVCECSSSTGSCDAVTGQCACDPGHTGSHCEERCPAGWFGLGCRHRCQCEHEAICDHISGACTCAAGWRGTFCEHSCPDGFYGIECRHACNCQNGARCDHITGQCHCQPGWTGPRCARACPQGRFGEGCSQVCSCSNNAACDHITGHCLCAAGWMGPTCHQACPEGFYGMGCYQRCLCQNGGTCDPATGHCTCPMGWTGLACELACADGHGEGCGQRCACLNGGVCDLQGQCQCPPGWSGSICESPCPEGYFGAGCQERCDCRDKGLCHPITGACHCSPGWRGQRCDKACLPGVFGKSCAERCACPPGAPCDHITGQCSCPPGFTGAACETPCPPGTFGERCAQRCRCAGPNQDCHPITGACICAPGHHGPDCELECPMGWYGPGCEQPCECKNGAWCERTTGTCHCPAGYIGADCSVVCPSGRYGADCAQLCACGEGATCHHVTGDCLCPPGRVGPTCEQGCQPQQYGLGCQQTCSCQNGGLCNATDGSCTCGLGWTGKSCELECPPGSFGADCQLRCACRHNATCDRITGACRCPLGRYGALCEHGCPPGFHGTDCQQHCDCAHGAACDPATGRCHCPVGLRGPRCQEGCEEGMYGEGCQQRCDCVGNAPCDPITGLCLCPPGTTGPRCDSECPVSRYGPDCALTCTCASSSQCSARTGRCRCHRGSMGSSCQEAVPAQMPTRSPELQGMEHYVLPQPQGPAEAHDPAGGLVPKALE
- the MEGF6 gene encoding multiple epidermal growth factor-like domains protein 6 isoform X2 encodes the protein MEAPMLVLILALWISSLAAGTELQPHMTTSHAGYGQLNRLQRRAAHRCCAYWAQRPGHPACLLYVDECQVHNGGCQHRCVNTFGSYYCECKPGFRLHTDGRTCIALNSCAVNNGGCEHDCVQLTANQHQCRCRRLHRLQEDGRRCALWSPCAERNGGCMQLCRDVRGAARCECHPGYRLGPDGRACQDVDECLAGLAMCAHRCLNTHGSFMCACNPGYELGADSRQCYRIEMEIVNSCESGNGGCSHLCHHSSTGPICTCNSGYRLQDDHRTCTDINECEDGSHCCQQDCYNYPGGYECACHAGYRLRADGCACDDVDECSSNNGGCEHTCQNQAGSFQCSCPVGYKLDGDRKGCISVENSVEALDARRPIMRPIPHVAILRDELTQLFSNDYEEEEEEEMEARGEHTLSETFVCLENTFGHDCSLTCEDCQNGGTCNVEGTGCECPAGWSGLLCNQTCPPGTFGKNCSQLCLCQNGGTCEPTTGTCRCPPGVAGIHCEDGCPKGFFGKQCRKKCNCANRGRCHRIYGACLCDPGRYGRHCHLACPKWTFGPGCSEECLCVQPNTQHCDKRDGSCRCKPGYRGVHCESKCEPGRYGEGCRKKCSCSPDTQCNHVTGQCWKECPQGYHGENCDQECPAGRFGAGCLLLCSCGGAPCDAVSGRCVCAAGRTGHDCAQACPEGRWGLGCQELCPECANNGSCDPATGACVCPPGFTGSRCQDVCPPGWFGQDCQQICSCGNEGHCHPVTGTCSCAPGWTGHDCRRGCAAGRWGPGCANVCECSSSTGSCDAVTGQCACDPGHTGSHCEERCPAGWFGLGCRHRCQCEHEAICDHISGACTCAAGWRGTFCEHSCPDGFYGIECRHACNCQNGARCDHITGQCHCQPGWTGPRCARACPQGRFGEGCSQVCSCSNNAACDHITGHCLCAAGWMGPTCHQACPEGFYGMGCYQRCLCQNGGTCDPATGHCTCPMGWTGLACELACADGHGEGCGQRCACLNGGVCDLQGQCQCPPGWSGSICESPCPEGYFGAGCQERCDCRDKGLCHPITGACHCSPGWRGQRCDKACLPGVFGKSCAERCACPPGAPCDHITGQCSCPPGFTGAACETPCPPGTFGERCAQRCRCAGPNQDCHPITGACICAPGHHGPDCELECPMGWYGPGCEQPCECKNGAWCERTTGTCHCPAGYIGADCSVVCPSGRYGADCAQLCACGEGATCHHVTGDCLCPPGRVGPTCEQGCQPQQYGLGCQQTCSCQNGGLCNATDGSCTCGLGWTGKSCELECPPGSFGADCQLRCACRHNATCDRITGACRCPLGRYGALCEHGCPPGFHGTDCQQHCDCAHGAACDPATGRCHCPVGLRGPRCQEGCEEGMYGEGCQQRCDCVGNAPCDPITGLCLCPPGTTGPRCDSECPVSRYGPDCALTCTCASSSQCSARTGRCRCHRGSMGSSCQEAVPAQMPTRSPELQGMEHYVLPQPQGPAEAHDPAGGLVPKALE
- the MEGF6 gene encoding multiple epidermal growth factor-like domains protein 6 isoform X10, giving the protein MASPAGGSGHGEGVGRTGGGNESLSAGGMEECMQSVGTSEDFVLCSLRVSPMQAVWLCQGMSAGSVASDVDECQVHNGGCQHRCVNTFGSYYCECKPGFRLHTDGRTCIALNSCAVNNGGCEHDCVQLTANQHQCRCRRLHRLQEDGRRCALWSPCAERNGGCMQLCRDVRGAARCECHPGYRLGPDGRACQDVDECLAGLAMCAHRCLNTHGSFMCACNPGYELGADSRQCYRIEMEIVNSCESGNGGCSHLCHHSSTGPICTCNSGYRLQDDHRTCTDINECEDGSHCCQQDCYNYPGGYECACHAGYRLRADGCACDDVDECSSNNGGCEHTCQNQAGSFQCSCPVGYKLDGDRKGCISVENSVEALDARRPIMRPIPHVAILRDELTQLFSNDYEEEEEEEMEARGEHTLSETFVCLENTFGHDCSLTCEDCQNGGTCNVEGTGCECPAGWSGLLCNQTCPPGTFGKNCSQLCLCQNGGTCEPTTGTCRCPPGVAGIHCEDGCPKGFFGKQCRKKCNCANRGRCHRIYGACLCDPGRYGRHCHLACPKWTFGPGCSEECLCVQPNTQHCDKRDGSCRCKPGYRGVHCESKCEPGRYGEGCRKKCSCSPDTQCNHVTGQCWKECPQGYHGENCDQECPAGRFGAGCLLLCSCGGAPCDAVSGRCVCAAGRTGHDCAQACPEGRWGLGCQELCPECANNGSCDPATGACVCPPGFTGSRCQDVCPPGWFGQDCQQICSCGNEGHCHPVTGTCSCAPGWTGHDCRRGCAAGRWGPGCANVCECSSSTGSCDAVTGQCACDPGHTGSHCEERCPAGWFGLGCRHRCQCEHEAICDHISGACTCAAGWRGTFCEHSCPDGFYGIECRHACNCQNGARCDHITGQCHCQPGWTGPRCARACPQGRFGEGCSQVCSCSNNAACDHITGHCLCAAGWMGPTCHQACPEGFYGMGCYQRCLCQNGGTCDPATGHCTCPMGWTGLACELACADGHGEGCGQRCACLNGGVCDLQGQCQCPPGWSGSICESPCPEGYFGAGCQERCDCRDKGLCHPITGACHCSPGWRGQRCDKACLPGVFGKSCAERCACPPGAPCDHITGQCSCPPGFTGAACETPCPPGTFGERCAQRCRCAGPNQDCHPITGACICAPGHHGPDCELECPMGWYGPGCEQPCECKNGAWCERTTGTCHCPAGYIGADCSVALETPSCTIC